A genomic window from Paenibacillus sp. FSL K6-0276 includes:
- a CDS encoding DegV family protein, with product MAIKIITDSGSDLPLDYMEKYNVSVVHLPVHFGHELMPADTDTKTFYAKMSVSKELPTTASPSPNQFLETFRQVEEGTDIMVICMSSNISSTYQTAMIAMEMYQEEGHTNAIEVIDSKTFSGGLSLIVGLAAKWSLTCTSLQELKEKVLQQVDEVLAYFTLDTLENVMKGGRLSRISGAVASVLNIKLLLKISEEGTVEVVEKTRGLTKALNRLLAHLDEKQHDYEKAVIAIVHSNCEKLALEIKERILQKHPFKEVLLSSMGPVMGTYAGEGGIGVAF from the coding sequence ATGGCAATCAAGATCATAACAGACAGCGGTTCCGACCTACCCCTTGACTACATGGAGAAGTATAATGTTTCCGTGGTTCATCTTCCGGTTCATTTTGGGCATGAGCTAATGCCTGCGGATACGGATACGAAAACCTTTTATGCTAAAATGAGTGTATCCAAGGAGCTGCCTACTACAGCAAGTCCAAGTCCAAACCAATTCCTTGAGACATTTAGGCAAGTAGAGGAAGGTACTGATATTATGGTCATTTGTATGTCCTCTAATATTAGTAGCACTTATCAGACGGCTATGATCGCTATGGAAATGTATCAAGAAGAAGGACACACCAATGCGATAGAGGTTATAGATTCTAAGACCTTCTCAGGAGGATTGTCACTGATTGTGGGCCTCGCGGCGAAGTGGTCACTAACTTGTACGAGTCTGCAGGAACTGAAGGAAAAGGTGCTTCAGCAAGTAGACGAAGTTCTCGCATATTTCACACTGGATACACTTGAGAACGTGATGAAAGGCGGACGTCTAAGTCGGATATCAGGAGCGGTTGCTTCTGTGCTAAATATCAAACTATTGCTCAAAATCAGCGAAGAGGGTACAGTAGAAGTAGTCGAGAAGACCCGGGGACTTACAAAGGCATTGAACCGTCTGCTTGCACATTTGGATGAGAAGCAGCATGATTACGAGAAGGCTGTTATCGCTATTGTACACAGTAACTGTGAGAAGTTGGCGCTTGAGATAAAAGAACGTATATTACAAAAGCACCCATTCAAAGAAGTTTTACTCTCTAGTATGGGGCCGGTTATGGGAACCTATGCAGGTGAAGGTGGAATCGGAGTAGCTTTTTAA
- a CDS encoding FusB/FusC family EF-G-binding protein translates to MNTPFIRNHQYNFIKKQTDFLLKTLRTVADRRVLETVRYRSVLNVIEAFPTLTDNQQQMLQQLSTFETQYDFQKYLSGLESYIDPFPQITPKQVQKLFPKNKKLKVPDLSAIDFRYMTYLSWIDIATNKLFIVYPFEGQFIGIEGRITPTNKKGYCLFCNRQQQLAFFTVKTKLAKSSPDDYFSIGQYVCIDSDECNHSITDIASLERFIFSTRA, encoded by the coding sequence ATGAATACACCATTTATTAGAAACCATCAATATAATTTTATTAAGAAACAAACGGATTTCCTTCTAAAGACACTACGAACTGTAGCGGATCGAAGAGTCTTGGAGACTGTAAGATATCGTTCAGTATTGAACGTTATTGAAGCTTTTCCAACGCTTACTGACAATCAGCAGCAAATGCTACAACAATTATCTACTTTTGAGACTCAATACGATTTTCAGAAATATCTAAGTGGACTAGAGTCTTATATAGATCCTTTTCCACAGATTACACCGAAACAGGTTCAGAAGTTATTCCCTAAGAATAAGAAACTGAAGGTACCTGATTTATCAGCTATCGACTTTCGATATATGACGTATCTGAGCTGGATAGATATTGCTACCAATAAATTATTTATTGTATATCCGTTCGAAGGACAGTTTATCGGGATCGAGGGAAGGATTACACCGACGAACAAGAAGGGGTATTGCCTGTTCTGTAATCGGCAGCAACAGCTTGCCTTCTTCACGGTCAAGACCAAGCTTGCGAAATCTTCGCCGGATGATTATTTCTCGATTGGTCAATATGTGTGCATAGATAGTGATGAATGTAATCATAGTATTACTGATATAGCATCACTGGAGAGGTTCATTTTCTCCACTCGTGCATAA
- a CDS encoding PHP-associated domain-containing protein: MRKNETNHSNYLFSILAIKNLSTPFAEKLGVPVIAGSDSHQCLQYGSVLNRLNTTCATVEELKEAIKRGNYEIELSPCLQTKVKASVIMKKLLKQLNGEAPSRDEAEFGYMA, translated from the coding sequence ATGAGGAAAAATGAAACGAACCATAGCAACTATCTATTTTCTATCTTAGCTATAAAGAATCTGAGCACGCCTTTTGCTGAGAAGCTAGGTGTACCTGTGATTGCCGGCAGTGACAGTCACCAATGTCTGCAATATGGGAGCGTTCTGAATCGGTTGAATACCACTTGCGCTACTGTGGAGGAATTGAAAGAAGCGATTAAGCGAGGCAACTACGAAATTGAGCTTTCGCCGTGTCTTCAAACCAAAGTGAAAGCTTCGGTCATAATGAAGAAACTATTGAAGCAGCTAAATGGCGAAGCTCCCTCCAGAGATGAAGCAGAGTTTGGCTATATGGCCTAG